Genomic window (Pseudovibrio brasiliensis):
CCAAGCTCATTACTCAATGGTGAAGACCAACACCTTCAACGGTGTTCCTCTACCAACAATCGCTCTTTGGAACTCCGAGAGCGACGAACTCAAGATTATTCGCGAGTTCTCCTACGATGATTTCCTGAACCGTCTTTCCTAAAGGTACAAAATGTCTGTTTTTCTCGACAGTGAGCTAACTGAAGCAGAACGCAAGGCAGAAGACGCGCTCTTTACTGTCATTCCGGCGCCTCTGGAGCGCACCGTTTCTTATGGCTCGGGCACCGTAAAGGGCCCGGAGGCTATCATCGAAGCAAGTAACGAACTGGAGCGCGGCAGCAATGGCGTCGAGCCATGCGCTTCCGGCATCTCTACACAAGAACCAGTCGCGTGCGATGGTCCTCTCCCAGAGGTGATGGAACGTCTGGCACAGCGCACTGAAGCTGCTGTCAAAGCTGGCAAGATCCCGGTCACCCTCGGCGGCGAACACTCTCTATCCTACGGCGCCGTATCCGGTGTCGCTCGCGCACTTGGTAAGCCAGTGGGGATAGTACAGGTGGATGCGCACGCAGATCTGCGCATTGCGTATCAGGGTGAAAAGCATTCCCACGCCTCTGTCATGAACCTTCTGGTGGAAGAGGGGAACTCACTCGCACAGTTCGGCGTACGTGCACTCTGCCAGCAGGAAATGGATAGTCGCTCAGAGAACAAGGTGTTCTTTGTCGACGCGGAAGAGCTGGTGACCAAAGGCTTGCATGCTGTTGATTTGCCGGAAGACTTTCCGGAGAGCATCTATATTTCCTTTGATGTTGACGGTCTCGATCCATCCCAGATGCCAGCCACCGGCACACCGGTTCCGGGAGGCCTCGGCTACTATCAGGCCATCCACCTAGTGGAACATGCCCTTAAAGGCCGCAAGTGCGTCGGTCTCGACGTGGTTGAACTGGCCCCAGATGGCAATGCCGCATGGGACTTTACTGCCGCTCAGATCACATACCGCCTCATGGCTGCAGCACTGAGTTCACAAGGCTGAGGGCTGTATCAATCAACCGAAACAGAGAGCTGTGATCATACGATTGCAGCTCTTTTCATTTCTGCGCACCGATCGCCATAAGCCCGCGCGTTTGGCTTACTTACTTAGCAAATTGAGTTCTTTCGCCCGCTCGCGGATCTGAATGCACACGACGCCACTTGCATCCTCATGAGCATCTTCCAGCGTATGCTGAACCTCACCCGCCAGGCTGATGCTTTGCTGGACAAGGCTGATGTAGTTGGGCGTAGCCTTGAGTTTGTTTTCCCTGATGTAATCTAGTGTCCGCTCGTGCACGATGCCGAGCTCACAGAAATTATCCATCGTGTCGATTAGAAAAATCTCTTTGATCATATCTTTAGGCGCCTGTGCCAAAGCAGGCACAGCGAGCGTACAGGAGAGGCCGACAGCTAAAACTAAACGTTTCATAGGAAATCCCCGAGAAGAAAGTGCCAGTGTGGCTACGCCGTTTCCGACTGTCTATCTTGCAATTTTCTCAAAGGCATTCTGAAGGACTAAGTATCAATTCCCGAAACTCCGCCCCCAGATGGCCGGGAACACACTCTCTCTTATCTGGGAACTCAGGCCATTTTTCACTAACCCAGAAAGCAAAAAACCCACCGCGAAGGTGGGTTCTTTTTGCCTTATCTATCAACAAGATAGATGGCGGAGAGGGTGGGATTCGAACCCACGAGACGCTTCCACGCCCGCCGGTTTTCAAGACCGGTGCATTCAACCACTCTGCCACCTCTCCGGCGCTGTGTGGTGTGGGCTCTATTTCGTTCATGCGGCCTTCAAAGTCAAGCGGGCGTAAAACTTGTTCCACAGCATGAATTTATTTTTTTCACAGTGAAATCAATCAGTCCTATCAAAACCGACATTTCCCCTAGGGAAGTTAGCTTAGGCAAAAATCTCTCTTTCTTGTGGAGACATTTTGATCGGATTCAGTTAAGGTTTATCGGCTATCTTTT
Coding sequences:
- the speB gene encoding agmatinase; translated protein: MSVFLDSELTEAERKAEDALFTVIPAPLERTVSYGSGTVKGPEAIIEASNELERGSNGVEPCASGISTQEPVACDGPLPEVMERLAQRTEAAVKAGKIPVTLGGEHSLSYGAVSGVARALGKPVGIVQVDAHADLRIAYQGEKHSHASVMNLLVEEGNSLAQFGVRALCQQEMDSRSENKVFFVDAEELVTKGLHAVDLPEDFPESIYISFDVDGLDPSQMPATGTPVPGGLGYYQAIHLVEHALKGRKCVGLDVVELAPDGNAAWDFTAAQITYRLMAAALSSQG